One Bos taurus isolate L1 Dominette 01449 registration number 42190680 breed Hereford chromosome 3, ARS-UCD2.0, whole genome shotgun sequence DNA window includes the following coding sequences:
- the EPS8L3 gene encoding epidermal growth factor receptor kinase substrate 8-like protein 3 isoform X1: MSRPSSRAIYLHRKEYLQKIALEPTHLQHRVEHLMTCKLGTQRIQEPKDALQKLQEMDAQGRVWSQDLLLQVRDGWLQLLDIETKEELESYRLDRIKVMDVALNTGSYNSVLSITVQDSDLRSTSTLLFQCQEVGAERLKTSLEKALEEEVEQRPQLGALRPDQDRWRGSSLERPLPKEQARPLEWGPPPEQHYLMSPEHRSSGPWSPSSADTPPPSPRPLPHRTSIREPSIFLLSPSRRSPSPEDPKWDKEVLDHVLRDIELFVGKLDEAQSKTSRKKKNHRKKKKKNKEEITEVHYIDCFQKIKYSFNLLGRLATRLQDTSAPEFVHIIFKILDSIQTQCPESDLAARVISPLLTTKAIELLQSCLSPSENNLWEGLGTAWTTSQANWTGSEPLPYKPTFYDGWQLPETSYQALSSYQDPTSIRRESPRLRSTSHFAQEETHNHGPSPVPSRPGSVKPALKMQVLYEFEARNPQELTVVQGEVLEVLDQSKRWWLVKNAMGRSGYIPSNILEPLESGAPRSQSESPTRGPMLRLSSRPEEVTAWLQAENFSTVTVKTLGSMTGSQLLHMRPGELQMLCPQEGPRVLARLEAVRRTLGMSP; encoded by the exons ATGTCCCGGCCAAGCAGCAGAGCCATTTATT TGCACCGGAAGGAGTACTTGCAGAAAATCGCCTTAGAGCCCACTCACCTGCAGCACAGGGTGGAG CACCTGATGACATGTAAGCTGGGGACACAGAGAATCCAGGAGCCCAAGGATGCtctgcagaagctgcaggagatggaCGCTCAGGGCCGGGTGTGGAGCCAGGACTTGCTCCTGCAGGTCAGGGATGGCTGGCTCCAACTGCTGGACATCGAGACTAAG GAGGAGCTAGAGTCCTACCGCCTGGACCGCATCAAGGTCATGGACGTGGCGCTCAACACCGGCTCCTACAACTCTGTCCTGTCCATCACCGTGCAGGATTCAGACCTGCGAAGCACTAGCACTCTGCTTTTCCAGTGCCAAGAAGTGGGG GCAGAGCGACTGAAGACCAGCCTGGAGAAGGCTCTGGAGGAGGAGGTAGAGCAAAG GCCCCAGTTGGGAGCCCTTCGCCCAGACCAGGACCGATGGAGGGGGTCTTCTCTGGAAAGGCCGCTCCCTAAGGAGCAGGCACGTCCTCTGGAGTGGGGACCCCCTCCAGAACAGCACTACTTGATGAGCCCAGAGCACA GAAGTTCTGGGCCATGGTCCCCTTCCTCTGCAGACACCCCACCACCGTCTCCGAGGCCCCTGCCACACCGCACCAGCATCCGAGAGCCAAGCATCTTCTTGCTGTCTCCTTCAAGGAGGTCCCCATCCCCTGAGGACCCAAAATGGGATAAG GAGGTGCTGGACCATGTCCTAAGGGACATCGAGCTGTTTGTGGGGAAGCTGGATGAGGCCCAGTCTAAGACCAGTCGTAAGAAGAAGAatcacaggaagaaaaagaaaaagaataaggaag AGATAACAGAGGTACATTACATCGACTGCTTCCAGAAGATCAAGTACAGCTTCAACCTCCTG GGAAGGCTGGCCACCAGGCTGCAGGATACAAGTGCCCCTGAGTTTGTACACATCATCTTCAAAATTCTGGACTCC ATCCAGACCCAGTGCCCTGAGTCTGACTTAGCAGCCCGAGTGATCTCACCCCTCCTCACCACCAAGGCCATCGAGCTGCTGCAGTCCTGTCTAAGCCCGTCAGAGAATAACCTCTGGGAAGGGCTGGGCACAGCCTGGACCACCAGCCA GGCCAACTGGACAGGCAGCGAGCCCCTGCCCTACAAACCCACATTCTATGATGGTTGGCAACTTCCAGAAACTTCCTACCAG GCGCTCTCAAGTTACCAAGACCCTACTTCCATCCG TAGGGAAAGCCCTAGGTTAAGGAGCACCTCGCACTTTGCTCAAGAGGAGACACACAACCATggccccagccctgtgccctccAGACCCGGATCTGTCAAGCCAGCCCTGAAAATGCAAGTCCTCTATGAGTTTGAAGCTAGGAACCCACAGGAACTGACGGTGGTCCAGGGAGAGGTACTGGAG GTTCTGGACCAGAGCAAGCGGTGGTGGCTGGTGAAGAATGCAATGGGACGGAGTGGCTACATCCCCAGCAACATCCTGGAACCCCTAGAGTCGGGAGCCCCCAGGAGCCAGAGCGAGTCACCCACTCGG GGTCCGATGCTTCGACTTAGCTCAAGGCCTGAGGAGGTCACAGCCTGGCTACAGGCAGAGAACTTCTCCACTGT GACCGTGAAGACCCTTGGGTCCATGACAGGGAGCCAGCTGCTTCACATGAGACCTGGAGAGCTACAGATGCTGTGTCCACAGGAGGGCCCCCGGGTCCTGGCACGGCTGGAGGCTGTCAGAAGGACGCTGGGG ATGAGCCCTTAG
- the EPS8L3 gene encoding epidermal growth factor receptor kinase substrate 8-like protein 3 isoform X3: MSRPSSRAIYLHRKEYLQKIALEPTHLQHRVEHLMTCKLGTQRIQEPKDALQKLQEMDAQGRVWSQDLLLQVRDGWLQLLDIETKEELESYRLDRIKVMDVALNTGSYNSVLSITVQDSDLRSTSTLLFQCQEVGAERLKTSLEKALEEEVEQRPQLGALRPDQDRWRGSSLERPLPKEQARPLEWGPPPEQHYLMSPEHNTPPPSPRPLPHRTSIREPSIFLLSPSRRSPSPEDPKWDKEVLDHVLRDIELFVGKLDEAQSKTSRKKKNHRKKKKKNKEEITEVHYIDCFQKIKYSFNLLGRLATRLQDTSAPEFVHIIFKILDSIQTQCPESDLAARVISPLLTTKAIELLQSCLSPSENNLWEGLGTAWTTSQANWTGSEPLPYKPTFYDGWQLPETSYQALSSYQDPTSIRESPRLRSTSHFAQEETHNHGPSPVPSRPGSVKPALKMQVLYEFEARNPQELTVVQGEVLEVLDQSKRWWLVKNAMGRSGYIPSNILEPLESGAPRSQSESPTRGPMLRLSSRPEEVTAWLQAENFSTVTVKTLGSMTGSQLLHMRPGELQMLCPQEGPRVLARLEAVRRTLGMSP, translated from the exons ATGTCCCGGCCAAGCAGCAGAGCCATTTATT TGCACCGGAAGGAGTACTTGCAGAAAATCGCCTTAGAGCCCACTCACCTGCAGCACAGGGTGGAG CACCTGATGACATGTAAGCTGGGGACACAGAGAATCCAGGAGCCCAAGGATGCtctgcagaagctgcaggagatggaCGCTCAGGGCCGGGTGTGGAGCCAGGACTTGCTCCTGCAGGTCAGGGATGGCTGGCTCCAACTGCTGGACATCGAGACTAAG GAGGAGCTAGAGTCCTACCGCCTGGACCGCATCAAGGTCATGGACGTGGCGCTCAACACCGGCTCCTACAACTCTGTCCTGTCCATCACCGTGCAGGATTCAGACCTGCGAAGCACTAGCACTCTGCTTTTCCAGTGCCAAGAAGTGGGG GCAGAGCGACTGAAGACCAGCCTGGAGAAGGCTCTGGAGGAGGAGGTAGAGCAAAG GCCCCAGTTGGGAGCCCTTCGCCCAGACCAGGACCGATGGAGGGGGTCTTCTCTGGAAAGGCCGCTCCCTAAGGAGCAGGCACGTCCTCTGGAGTGGGGACCCCCTCCAGAACAGCACTACTTGATGAGCCCAGAGCACA ACACCCCACCACCGTCTCCGAGGCCCCTGCCACACCGCACCAGCATCCGAGAGCCAAGCATCTTCTTGCTGTCTCCTTCAAGGAGGTCCCCATCCCCTGAGGACCCAAAATGGGATAAG GAGGTGCTGGACCATGTCCTAAGGGACATCGAGCTGTTTGTGGGGAAGCTGGATGAGGCCCAGTCTAAGACCAGTCGTAAGAAGAAGAatcacaggaagaaaaagaaaaagaataaggaag AGATAACAGAGGTACATTACATCGACTGCTTCCAGAAGATCAAGTACAGCTTCAACCTCCTG GGAAGGCTGGCCACCAGGCTGCAGGATACAAGTGCCCCTGAGTTTGTACACATCATCTTCAAAATTCTGGACTCC ATCCAGACCCAGTGCCCTGAGTCTGACTTAGCAGCCCGAGTGATCTCACCCCTCCTCACCACCAAGGCCATCGAGCTGCTGCAGTCCTGTCTAAGCCCGTCAGAGAATAACCTCTGGGAAGGGCTGGGCACAGCCTGGACCACCAGCCA GGCCAACTGGACAGGCAGCGAGCCCCTGCCCTACAAACCCACATTCTATGATGGTTGGCAACTTCCAGAAACTTCCTACCAG GCGCTCTCAAGTTACCAAGACCCTACTTCCATCCG GGAAAGCCCTAGGTTAAGGAGCACCTCGCACTTTGCTCAAGAGGAGACACACAACCATggccccagccctgtgccctccAGACCCGGATCTGTCAAGCCAGCCCTGAAAATGCAAGTCCTCTATGAGTTTGAAGCTAGGAACCCACAGGAACTGACGGTGGTCCAGGGAGAGGTACTGGAG GTTCTGGACCAGAGCAAGCGGTGGTGGCTGGTGAAGAATGCAATGGGACGGAGTGGCTACATCCCCAGCAACATCCTGGAACCCCTAGAGTCGGGAGCCCCCAGGAGCCAGAGCGAGTCACCCACTCGG GGTCCGATGCTTCGACTTAGCTCAAGGCCTGAGGAGGTCACAGCCTGGCTACAGGCAGAGAACTTCTCCACTGT GACCGTGAAGACCCTTGGGTCCATGACAGGGAGCCAGCTGCTTCACATGAGACCTGGAGAGCTACAGATGCTGTGTCCACAGGAGGGCCCCCGGGTCCTGGCACGGCTGGAGGCTGTCAGAAGGACGCTGGGG ATGAGCCCTTAG
- the GSTM3 gene encoding glutathione S-transferase Mu 3, translating into MASSKSMVLGYWDIRGLAHAIRMLLEFTDTSYEEKRYTCGEAPDYDKSQWLDVKFKLDLDFPNLPYLMDGKNRLTQSNAILRYIARKHNMCGDTEEERIRVDIMENQIMDFRMQLVQLCYNPDHEKLKPRYLEQLPGQLKQFSLFLGKYSWFAGEKLTFVDFLTYDVLDQNRMFEPKCLDEFPNLKAFMCRFEALEKIATYMQSDRFLKMPVNNKMAQWGNRRIC; encoded by the exons ATGGCTTCGTCAAAGTCTATGGTTCTAGGTTACTGGGATATTCGCGGG CTGGCGCACGCCATCCGCATGCTCCTGGAGTTCACGGATACGTCCTATGAAGAGAAAAGATACACGTGCGGGGAAG CTCCTGACTATGATAAGAGCCAGTGGCTGGATGTGAAATTCAAACTAGACCTGGACTTCCCTAAC CTGCCCTATCTCATGGACGGTAAGAACAGGCTGACCCAGAGCAATGCCATCTTGCGCTACATCGCCCGCAAGCACAATATGT GCGGTGACACTGAAGAGGAAAGGATTCGAGTGGACATCATGGAGAACCAAATAATGGATTTTCGCATGCAACTGGTACAACTCTGCTACAACCCTGACCAC GAAAAGCTGAAGCCTCGGTACTTGGAACAGCTACCTGGACAACTGAAACAGTTCTCCTTGTTCTTGGGGAAATACTCATGGTTTGCAGGGGAAAAG CTCACCTTTGTGGATTTCCTCACCTATGATGTCTTAGATCAGAACCGTATGTTTGAGCCCAAGTGCCTGGATGAATTTCCGAATCTGAAGGCTTTCATGTGCCGTTTTGAG GCTTTGGAGAAAATAGCTACCTACATGCAGTCTGACCGCTTCCTTAAGATGCCTGTCAACAACAAGATGGCCCAGTGGGGCAACAGGAGAATCTGCTGA
- the EPS8L3 gene encoding epidermal growth factor receptor kinase substrate 8-like protein 3 isoform X2, with protein sequence MSRPSSRAIYLHRKEYLQKIALEPTHLQHRVEHLMTCKLGTQRIQEPKDALQKLQEMDAQGRVWSQDLLLQVRDGWLQLLDIETKEELESYRLDRIKVMDVALNTGSYNSVLSITVQDSDLRSTSTLLFQCQEVGAERLKTSLEKALEEEVEQRPQLGALRPDQDRWRGSSLERPLPKEQARPLEWGPPPEQHYLMSPEHRSSGPWSPSSADTPPPSPRPLPHRTSIREPSIFLLSPSRRSPSPEDPKWDKEVLDHVLRDIELFVGKLDEAQSKTSRKKKNHRKKKKKNKEEITEVHYIDCFQKIKYSFNLLGRLATRLQDTSAPEFVHIIFKILDSIQTQCPESDLAARVISPLLTTKAIELLQSCLSPSENNLWEGLGTAWTTSQANWTGSEPLPYKPTFYDGWQLPETSYQALSSYQDPTSIRESPRLRSTSHFAQEETHNHGPSPVPSRPGSVKPALKMQVLYEFEARNPQELTVVQGEVLEVLDQSKRWWLVKNAMGRSGYIPSNILEPLESGAPRSQSESPTRGPMLRLSSRPEEVTAWLQAENFSTVTVKTLGSMTGSQLLHMRPGELQMLCPQEGPRVLARLEAVRRTLGMSP encoded by the exons ATGTCCCGGCCAAGCAGCAGAGCCATTTATT TGCACCGGAAGGAGTACTTGCAGAAAATCGCCTTAGAGCCCACTCACCTGCAGCACAGGGTGGAG CACCTGATGACATGTAAGCTGGGGACACAGAGAATCCAGGAGCCCAAGGATGCtctgcagaagctgcaggagatggaCGCTCAGGGCCGGGTGTGGAGCCAGGACTTGCTCCTGCAGGTCAGGGATGGCTGGCTCCAACTGCTGGACATCGAGACTAAG GAGGAGCTAGAGTCCTACCGCCTGGACCGCATCAAGGTCATGGACGTGGCGCTCAACACCGGCTCCTACAACTCTGTCCTGTCCATCACCGTGCAGGATTCAGACCTGCGAAGCACTAGCACTCTGCTTTTCCAGTGCCAAGAAGTGGGG GCAGAGCGACTGAAGACCAGCCTGGAGAAGGCTCTGGAGGAGGAGGTAGAGCAAAG GCCCCAGTTGGGAGCCCTTCGCCCAGACCAGGACCGATGGAGGGGGTCTTCTCTGGAAAGGCCGCTCCCTAAGGAGCAGGCACGTCCTCTGGAGTGGGGACCCCCTCCAGAACAGCACTACTTGATGAGCCCAGAGCACA GAAGTTCTGGGCCATGGTCCCCTTCCTCTGCAGACACCCCACCACCGTCTCCGAGGCCCCTGCCACACCGCACCAGCATCCGAGAGCCAAGCATCTTCTTGCTGTCTCCTTCAAGGAGGTCCCCATCCCCTGAGGACCCAAAATGGGATAAG GAGGTGCTGGACCATGTCCTAAGGGACATCGAGCTGTTTGTGGGGAAGCTGGATGAGGCCCAGTCTAAGACCAGTCGTAAGAAGAAGAatcacaggaagaaaaagaaaaagaataaggaag AGATAACAGAGGTACATTACATCGACTGCTTCCAGAAGATCAAGTACAGCTTCAACCTCCTG GGAAGGCTGGCCACCAGGCTGCAGGATACAAGTGCCCCTGAGTTTGTACACATCATCTTCAAAATTCTGGACTCC ATCCAGACCCAGTGCCCTGAGTCTGACTTAGCAGCCCGAGTGATCTCACCCCTCCTCACCACCAAGGCCATCGAGCTGCTGCAGTCCTGTCTAAGCCCGTCAGAGAATAACCTCTGGGAAGGGCTGGGCACAGCCTGGACCACCAGCCA GGCCAACTGGACAGGCAGCGAGCCCCTGCCCTACAAACCCACATTCTATGATGGTTGGCAACTTCCAGAAACTTCCTACCAG GCGCTCTCAAGTTACCAAGACCCTACTTCCATCCG GGAAAGCCCTAGGTTAAGGAGCACCTCGCACTTTGCTCAAGAGGAGACACACAACCATggccccagccctgtgccctccAGACCCGGATCTGTCAAGCCAGCCCTGAAAATGCAAGTCCTCTATGAGTTTGAAGCTAGGAACCCACAGGAACTGACGGTGGTCCAGGGAGAGGTACTGGAG GTTCTGGACCAGAGCAAGCGGTGGTGGCTGGTGAAGAATGCAATGGGACGGAGTGGCTACATCCCCAGCAACATCCTGGAACCCCTAGAGTCGGGAGCCCCCAGGAGCCAGAGCGAGTCACCCACTCGG GGTCCGATGCTTCGACTTAGCTCAAGGCCTGAGGAGGTCACAGCCTGGCTACAGGCAGAGAACTTCTCCACTGT GACCGTGAAGACCCTTGGGTCCATGACAGGGAGCCAGCTGCTTCACATGAGACCTGGAGAGCTACAGATGCTGTGTCCACAGGAGGGCCCCCGGGTCCTGGCACGGCTGGAGGCTGTCAGAAGGACGCTGGGG ATGAGCCCTTAG
- the EPS8L3 gene encoding epidermal growth factor receptor kinase substrate 8-like protein 3, with the protein MSRPSSRAIYLHRKEYLQKIALEPTHLQHRVEHLMTCKLGTQRIQEPKDALQKLQEMDAQGRVWSQDLLLQVRDGWLQLLDIETKEELESYRLDRIKVMDVALNTGSYNSVLSITVQDSDLRSTSTLLFQCQEVGAERLKTSLEKALEEEVEQRPQLGALRPDQDRWRGSSLERPLPKEQARPLEWGPPPEQHYLMSPEHNTPPPSPRPLPHRTSIREPSIFLLSPSRRSPSPEDPKWDKEVLDHVLRDIELFVGKLDEAQSKTSRKKKNHRKKKKKNKEEITEVHYIDCFQKIKYSFNLLGRLATRLQDTSAPEFVHIIFKILDSIQTQCPESDLAARVISPLLTTKAIELLQSCLSPSENNLWEGLGTAWTTSQANWTGSEPLPYKPTFYDGWQLPETSYQALSSYQDPTSIRRESPRLRSTSHFAQEETHNHGPSPVPSRPGSVKPALKMQVLYEFEARNPQELTVVQGEVLEVLDQSKRWWLVKNAMGRSGYIPSNILEPLESGAPRSQSESPTRGPMLRLSSRPEEVTAWLQAENFSTVTVKTLGSMTGSQLLHMRPGELQMLCPQEGPRVLARLEAVRRTLGMSP; encoded by the exons ATGTCCCGGCCAAGCAGCAGAGCCATTTATT TGCACCGGAAGGAGTACTTGCAGAAAATCGCCTTAGAGCCCACTCACCTGCAGCACAGGGTGGAG CACCTGATGACATGTAAGCTGGGGACACAGAGAATCCAGGAGCCCAAGGATGCtctgcagaagctgcaggagatggaCGCTCAGGGCCGGGTGTGGAGCCAGGACTTGCTCCTGCAGGTCAGGGATGGCTGGCTCCAACTGCTGGACATCGAGACTAAG GAGGAGCTAGAGTCCTACCGCCTGGACCGCATCAAGGTCATGGACGTGGCGCTCAACACCGGCTCCTACAACTCTGTCCTGTCCATCACCGTGCAGGATTCAGACCTGCGAAGCACTAGCACTCTGCTTTTCCAGTGCCAAGAAGTGGGG GCAGAGCGACTGAAGACCAGCCTGGAGAAGGCTCTGGAGGAGGAGGTAGAGCAAAG GCCCCAGTTGGGAGCCCTTCGCCCAGACCAGGACCGATGGAGGGGGTCTTCTCTGGAAAGGCCGCTCCCTAAGGAGCAGGCACGTCCTCTGGAGTGGGGACCCCCTCCAGAACAGCACTACTTGATGAGCCCAGAGCACA ACACCCCACCACCGTCTCCGAGGCCCCTGCCACACCGCACCAGCATCCGAGAGCCAAGCATCTTCTTGCTGTCTCCTTCAAGGAGGTCCCCATCCCCTGAGGACCCAAAATGGGATAAG GAGGTGCTGGACCATGTCCTAAGGGACATCGAGCTGTTTGTGGGGAAGCTGGATGAGGCCCAGTCTAAGACCAGTCGTAAGAAGAAGAatcacaggaagaaaaagaaaaagaataaggaag AGATAACAGAGGTACATTACATCGACTGCTTCCAGAAGATCAAGTACAGCTTCAACCTCCTG GGAAGGCTGGCCACCAGGCTGCAGGATACAAGTGCCCCTGAGTTTGTACACATCATCTTCAAAATTCTGGACTCC ATCCAGACCCAGTGCCCTGAGTCTGACTTAGCAGCCCGAGTGATCTCACCCCTCCTCACCACCAAGGCCATCGAGCTGCTGCAGTCCTGTCTAAGCCCGTCAGAGAATAACCTCTGGGAAGGGCTGGGCACAGCCTGGACCACCAGCCA GGCCAACTGGACAGGCAGCGAGCCCCTGCCCTACAAACCCACATTCTATGATGGTTGGCAACTTCCAGAAACTTCCTACCAG GCGCTCTCAAGTTACCAAGACCCTACTTCCATCCG TAGGGAAAGCCCTAGGTTAAGGAGCACCTCGCACTTTGCTCAAGAGGAGACACACAACCATggccccagccctgtgccctccAGACCCGGATCTGTCAAGCCAGCCCTGAAAATGCAAGTCCTCTATGAGTTTGAAGCTAGGAACCCACAGGAACTGACGGTGGTCCAGGGAGAGGTACTGGAG GTTCTGGACCAGAGCAAGCGGTGGTGGCTGGTGAAGAATGCAATGGGACGGAGTGGCTACATCCCCAGCAACATCCTGGAACCCCTAGAGTCGGGAGCCCCCAGGAGCCAGAGCGAGTCACCCACTCGG GGTCCGATGCTTCGACTTAGCTCAAGGCCTGAGGAGGTCACAGCCTGGCTACAGGCAGAGAACTTCTCCACTGT GACCGTGAAGACCCTTGGGTCCATGACAGGGAGCCAGCTGCTTCACATGAGACCTGGAGAGCTACAGATGCTGTGTCCACAGGAGGGCCCCCGGGTCCTGGCACGGCTGGAGGCTGTCAGAAGGACGCTGGGG ATGAGCCCTTAG